A window from Fragaria vesca subsp. vesca linkage group LG5, FraVesHawaii_1.0, whole genome shotgun sequence encodes these proteins:
- the LOC101300912 gene encoding aquaporin TIP2-3-like, translated as MVKIGFGSFGDSFSVCSLKSYLAEFIATLLFVFAGVGSAIAYDKLTTDAALDPAGLVAVAVAHAFALFVGVSVAANISGGHLNPAVTFGLAIGGNITILTGIFYWIAQLLGSIVACFLLKFVTSESVPTHGLASGVGAIEGVVFEIIITFGLVYTVYATAADPKKGSLGTIAPIAIGFIVGANILAAGPFSGGSMNPARSFGPAVVSGNFADNWIYWVGPLVGGGLAGLVYGDIFIGSYSQVPISEDYA; from the exons ATGGTGAAGATTGGTTTTGGTAGCTTTGGTGACTCTTTCAGTGTTTGCTCCCTCAAGTCCTACCTAGCTGAGTTCATCGCCACCCTTCTTTTCGTGTTTGCTGGCGTTGGCTCTGCCATCGCTTATG ATAAGCTAACTACAGATGCAGCTTTAGACCCTGCCGGCCTAGTCGCGGTGGCCGTAGCCCATGCATTTGCTCTGTTTGTGGGGGTCTCCGTCGCAGCAAACATCTCCGGTGGCCATTTGAACCCGGCTGTCACTTTTGGATTGGCTATTGGAGGTAACATCACCATCCTAACCGGCATTTTCTACTGGATTGCTCAACTCTTGGGCTCCATCGTCGCTTGCTTCCTCCTCAAGTTTGTCACCAGCGAG AGTGTGCCAACCCATGGACTTGCCTCTGGTGTAGGAGCTATTGAAGGAGTTGTGTTTGAAATCATCATAACCTTTGGTCTGGTCTACACTGTGTATGCCACAGCCGCTGACCCTAAGAAGGGTTCACTTGGGACCATAGCACCTATTGCAATAGGGTTCATTGTTGGTGCCAATATCCTTGCGGCCGGGCCGTTCAGCGGTGGATCTATGAATCCAGCTCGCTCATTTGGCCCGGCCGTTGTTAGCGGAAACTTCGCTGACAACTGGATCTATTGGGTCGGCCCATTAGTTGGTGGAGGTTTGGCTGGCCTAGTCTATGGTGACATTTTCATTGGATCCTACTCTCAAGTACCAATTTCTGAAGATTATGCCTAA